From Saccharibacillus brassicae:
AGCCGCGGGCTTTTTTCGCTTGCGGGCCGTTTTCGTAGCGTGCGGACGTCTTGCTTTTTATTTCGAGACCCACTATGATATTCACAATGCAAACCTTGATGTTTAGCGATTTTGCCCCATATAAAGGAGAGACAAGCCAGATGTCGAATGAAACGTTTAACGTAGCCGTAGTCGGCTCGACCGGTGCGGTCGGCGAACAAATCCTGAGATTGCTCGAAGAGCGCAACTTCCCGATCAAGACCTTGAAACTGCTGTCGTCCGCGAGAAGCGCGGGCAGCAAGCTGAAGTTCAAGGGCGAGGACGTGACGGTCGAAGAAGCGAAGCCGGAGAGCTTCGAAGGCGTGCAGATCGCGCTGTTCAGCGCGGGCGGAGACGTGAGCAAGGCGCTCGTGCCGGAAGCGATCAAGCGCGGCACGGTCTGCATCGACAACACGAGCGCTTTCCGGATGGATCCGACCGCTCCGTTGGTCGTGCCCGAAGTGAACGCGGAGAAAATTTTCGAGCATAACGGCGTGATCGCCAACCCGAACTGTTCGACCATCCAGATGGTGGCCGCGCTGAAGCCGCTGCAGGACCGCTACGGCCTTAAACGGATCATCGTATCGACGTATCAGGCGGTATCCGGTTCGGGCGCCAAAGCGATCGCCGAGCTGAACCGCCAGACGAAAGCGATCGTGAACGGCGAGCCGGTCAACCCGGACGTGCTGCCTGTCGCTTCGCTGCCGGTGAAGCATCAGATCGCGTTCAACGCCGTGCCGCAGATCGACA
This genomic window contains:
- a CDS encoding aspartate-semialdehyde dehydrogenase; this translates as MSNETFNVAVVGSTGAVGEQILRLLEERNFPIKTLKLLSSARSAGSKLKFKGEDVTVEEAKPESFEGVQIALFSAGGDVSKALVPEAIKRGTVCIDNTSAFRMDPTAPLVVPEVNAEKIFEHNGVIANPNCSTIQMVAALKPLQDRYGLKRIIVSTYQAVSGSGAKAIAELNRQTKAIVNGEPVNPDVLPVASLPVKHQIAFNAVPQIDKFTDNGFTYEEMKMINETKKIMGDESIQVTATCVRIPVVYGHSESVYVELGSEYDLAEVRSLLENAPGLTVIDDPANQAYPLATDAAGKNDVFVGRLRRDLDSPTGLNLWIVSDNLLKGAAWNAVQIAEIIAARSQQA